In Camelina sativa cultivar DH55 chromosome 17, Cs, whole genome shotgun sequence, the genomic stretch GGCTTACCTTCCAGATCAGAATACTGATATCGTACTGCGAATTACGATATCCAGAGACCGGAGAAATACTTGCTCCCATTGCTATGTCGCTGTTGATTTGAATAAAACCCGAGCAAAGAAGATTGTAGCAACCAGTAGCTTGATATGCATCACTCTGCAAATGATTGCCAACGTTAGAAATAGTGAGAAATGTAAAAGCTCATAACCGTAAGAACGTGAATATGTGGGAGTTTCCAGGATCTTACAGTCCAGTAAGTGAAGAGTCTTGTGTTATTGTCACCGTATAGATCCGGGCTCACCTGAAGTAAAAGCAACAGGACTCAATACACTAAACAAGAAAACCATAATCACATTTCTTAGATGTTTATTGATGAGATAACAATGCCGTACCTGCCAACCAGCTTCAATGCTGTTAAGATCTTGTCCGAACGAGCCACCAAGAAGCCATATCTGTGACAAGCTGAACTCATTCTGCTGCTGAATCTTTGGCTCCCAAACATTTATAGTCGCCTTAGCTCCATAGTACTTATCTCCTTCCACATAAGCTATGGCATGCTACAagtcaagaaaccaaaacatacaACACATTCTCAGATCAAgaaatctgcaaaacaaaaaaagaaaagaaggaaactttACAGATTCACACTAGACTAACCTGGTGACCACTTTGGTTAATAAGGTCAGGTTCTGCAGATTTAGGTAAAGGGACACTTCTACGCTTCTTCTTGCCATATCTTTTAACTGAACTAGCCCTCAAAACATCATCTTCCTTTGTCCTCCTCATGGGAATAGTTCCTTCAGGACATTTACCGTATCGATGCCACAACTGAGGGATCTGCCCTTCTTTCTCATTTGATTTAGGAGCAGACACTTTGTTGTCATCAAAGAGTCCTTCAGGATGGTAATTAGGCTTCAtctaaagaaaccaaaactatCAGCACTTACATAAAACACAAACTACAAAAGCCAGatctaaaaaaatcagttttggTTTAGTCTCTCTAGACCTGAATCTTGTGGTCTTTGAGGAAAGGATGGTCAAAAGCTGGTTGCTTTGAGAGAGGAATACAGTCAATCATATCACCATCTGGACTCTGTTTAACCACACAAACATTCAAAGTCAGAAACTTTCAACATTTTAGTAGTAAGCAATTCAAAACTGTAATGTAATGAGAGAAAACGAGAAGATCCTTAATTATGACTCTGAATCTTTTTTATGAAATCTCGGGACaaagattattaaattttattccAATTTAGAGTTttagaacaaataaaaaaaagtaatcatatGTACTTAGGAGTAGGAGAGAGAAATAAGCAAAATCATCAGATTATGATAATGTTTCCTCTCCTTCCAAatagaaaacaccaaaaacgaaaagattagatttttttaaccTGAATGCTCTTGACAGCAGGTTTGTTCAACCTGTTCAAATGCTTCTTCACTTCAAACTTCTGCTTTGATAAGCCGGACCTTGCTGCGCATGATAGCGAGAAGAACCCGCAAAGAAATAAACACGCTATAGCTAACTTCACCACTCCTCCTTCCAttgtcaccaaaaaaaaaaaaaacactctttttcgTCTCTACTGAAGCTTCAAAAAcccccccaaaaaaagaagaagaagaagaagaagagaagcgcTCACACAGAAGGAGAATCAAATGATAATGTTGAAACTGGTTAGGGACAAAGATTGAAAAGGTGGGTctggtttagtttagttttctcGCAATAATCCAAACCACACAgatcaaaatccaaacttttttctacttcttctctctctctttctcaattcACACACTACTACAACACagaactttctctctcttatcaCTTCACTTTCCCCATCTATCTCTCCCCATATGGCCAtatctatctatttttttaattacttttttttaccctttctctctctctctctctctagaattATTAtttccaataaaaatattaaaatcttttctCCTTTCCCAATTAgcttttcttcataaaaataacTCCTTTATGACGAATATTGctccttttttattaaaagtttttatttttatacctttttaaaataagtttgttaaagtagatattaaaatataaatggtaCATGAATACCCTAAGGTGtacaattaaaaatagttatatatagaCATGCGATATTGAAAATGACTTGAACCAAGTTTTCCTATAGTGTAGGTTGCATAGGACCCCAAATATTGATGGAAATTGATAAATACTAGTAAATAACAATttgaaattgtaaaaaaaaaatggtagtaagaaatactccctccgtttcaaattataggatgttttaagtaaaGCACGTATATTaagaaatcttatttttaaaaagttcaaccaatcagaaacaatactgcataatataaaatattaaactaatctaaaagttgcataaaaacttgaaaacatcctatattatgaaataaaaaagttctctaaaatattttatattttaaaacggaggaAGTATAAAAAAGGAATCTGGTGGAAACtccaagaaaataatttttaaaaaatggtttaaaagaGAGGACAATGTGAAATGGTCAGAGGGATCAGAGCCAGCTTGGCGTTTCATCCACggtttttaagtaaaatttaaataattgatgAGACAATTCAAATTTCAATGTTCATAACTTTTATTAGTATCACTTAGACAAAGATTCTTTTATGCTCTCTAATCCCCGGTCGCATGTTGCTCTGCAAAactatttgttttctctattaCATTCATTTGCTTATAAATATCCTTAAATTAAGTCGTCAACGGTGAAAAGGTTAATTAAccgttaaaaaaaacaaacaaaacaatgtgaAAGAGTAAGAAAAAGtagatcaataaataaaaaaagaaaacatcacaTAATGAGAACAAAAGATTTGTACTGCCAAAGGAATggagtatatttattttaaacatcaCATAAGTAGATCAATAATTCACTAAAATGTGGACGACTGGTCAAAGGAACGtccataaattatttttaacttgCATGCCCATAACTAGGGTTCAATgccaattttttatatataaagttttcgtcaaaaaaatacttattaGACATATCAATAAATTACCACTATGAATCATGAATGTTTCAGCTTTGTGTACGGAGgaaatcttaaaataaatagacaTGGAGAAACTTACAAGAAAGAAATGtccaaaaaatatctatatgaaaGTGTGTGTATGGTAAGAAAAAATTCACATAAGAttacattaaaccaaaaaaaaaaaagggtatcATGGTAATGTTTTCGGAGTCTGCGAGAATCTATCGTTTTAGATTCCTTTTTTAACGCTGCTAAGTAAGTAGTCGTCAGTTCCGAGTCATGATTTGTAAAGCCACACACACTGGCCACTGCCACTACTATCTACTAACcagagagataaagagaagaTCACACGTATTGTAACCAAAGTCCACACGTGCGAGGAGTTGCATCACTCACCGTACGCGTATGTCACGCCcgtgagacagagagagagagagagccccATGAACTAACGCACGGATCACGGAGAAGGGTAAAATCGTAAAGCGGTAAAAATAATACCTAACGGTCAAAAAGAGATAAATTATGGGAATCCGATGCCAAGACAGATAATTGCAATCGTtaagtttataagtttttactttttttttccatataagGAGAAAAAGACATTAATAAAACTTTACACCTTACGAATCGAGAGCTAATTAGTAGTAAATGATCCATAAATCTAGACGAAGGCTATAATAAGAGAGTGTTTGATATGTTGTCGGTGATTGGTTTCTTTACTGTTTCACCATATGCAATGGTTTTGAGTCTTGAGAGTTGAGTTGAGACATGAGACATTTGCattgaatatataataaaaatgaaggaaacaaaaaaacaagagttgtattatttatttagtgtGGATGATCTGGAACAAAGGTCCATTAGTAAGCCACCCAAAActtgtctttttcatttttttttttaaaggtctatgaaattttaaaattagcacacatttttaaaaatgttgtaGCTTCTGCCCACTTGAGCGTAAGTCCAAAAACAGGAGTGAGCAAATGTCATCGATAATTGCTGCAAGATCACGAAATCACAAACACGTATGTTTATGTGCGTATATAATACGTATTTATGCCATGATGCATCACATGGTGTATTTTTCATGCTATGAGAATATTGGTGTCACATGTACATAATTACATATCGTTTCTCCAATTGAATAAACACTACAAACATCCACATTGATCCCAACTAAATCACTTcttatattttacttaatttcttatatcaaatatatattttacttaatccTTCAGTTTTATGGTTTAACTAACGAAAATAATCTTTGGCATTGGCGCATTGCTGTCAAaccattagttttttttttggtggaataTGATGAAAGGAGTAGAAGGTAATGACTAATGAATTACACAAGATTTGATTAATACATGCACAAGAAAGGAGGTGAAACCACAAGCTTTTCtaccatgtatatatatattttttatagcTCTCCATTATTGTCTTCATAATGCGAACTTTGTAAACTTTATGACCTTTTTagattctctttttatttttattgtttttggtaaataatttacgagaaatagtaaaaaataatgactagaagttttttttttggttacaaagtATCATGGGACGTGCTTTTTATACCATTACCAAGCACAATACTTTTCTGATGTATACATGTAATTCTACGTGTATACACTATAGATGGGTAGAGATGTACATGTATGACATGATTGGACATGATCATGTGAATGGATGTAAGTATTTGTCTTCATGGAAAGACTGTTAAGACATGtgactctctctttttttttttctctctttttgttgtttctcttcttctttatcctGGTGAATCACAGACACTAATGgaagaaacaaagatgaaacTTTTGAATCCAATTTTGACTTGTTACTATCCTTGACACAAAATGTCAAGCATATGTGTTCAACCCTTTTACTGTTTCACACTAAAAAGTCATGCACTGTGATTATATATAGTAGCTCAATGGCAGATATGGAAagtaatttattaattagaaaatcagATTATTACTTTTCGCAGAATTAATACGCAAAGAAATTCAAGTAGAACACTGATagtatacaaaaataaattaaatattgagAAATGAAAAAGGCCAATATGGGTCActgattagtattatttttcatttttattttcttggacCAGAATCTTCAAAATGAATCGACTCTTACCGGCCCATATAGAAGATAGCAGAAACTGATACTATATATAACACTTGGCCACTTGGGGAGATGGATCATTCGATTTTCTGTGTTAATAAATTGAAATCTGAAACAGTGATCTGATCCAGAATAACGTTGTCTACTTTGTCTCTATAAGTAGCAAACTTCTGGAAATTCAAAACAGAAATTTAATGTAATGCTCGCTCTCTAGATTTAAAccaatttaattatcatttgtataataaaaaaaactcaactcaACTGAACCACATTCTTTCCTAATGTAAAAAGAAGATGTACATTGACAGTGAGTACACCAGAAGCTACATATGTTAGTTGGACTTGAAggcgaggaggaagaagaaagatccGGGTTTGGTGGGGAACAAGTGAACAATTTTACAAACAGTTGAATGAAGAGATGAtcgagtcttttagtgtcttttcatttgtttctaaattgtttttgagtctttacaggtttttagcatgaaaggagcaaagtggagcaatttggatcagtttggagcaataatccgcaagaaatcaacttggaatcgattAGAGGAgatgatgtcgatcgacactgccttagcatcgatcgaaacccagtccaaaccgacgagagatccaaatttggaagttttacaaagttgcccgaaattttccatatttgcaacatgAGTCTCTGatgtgttttaggacatatatatatatatatatatatatagttttttggttttccaaacccttaagttgtattctatcaagcttttatctttttctgcaacttttgagagcaaaaccctgtgagagattttagagagcttttggagagaagaatcaagactccttcagagaagattcagaactccttttcttctccctttaatcttttaatgttatctattttattcatgatttgtgttcatacaattatgtctgagtagtttgcttgttaggtttagggttttcacagggattttatgaattattagatctgattatttaggattcattatctatctagatcttcatcttaggttgttcttcatattaatccttgattggccatctagaattaatactttaggaaaataaattgatatgagaatataattgttttcctgataaaaccttttgatgagcaaaattactttttgcaaagagatttgatttaataattttgtgaacaatctaaacctgattttattgctgatttattacctagaattttacaaagagatttggattttctggttttaaatttagatattatttgcagtgagaactgatttaatttacaaaagtgtttagagttctagatctgttcttaattgtttgaatcctaatttattgattgatttaatatttcataatttcctgagaaattccctaggcctagctttttgatctccTGAATTTACAATAgtctttaatattaatattttgcattgcttttgttttaatttaatttaatctgtttagcataattgaaaaactctataatttattgtgtagtcttgagtccttgtggaattcgacccctaagtactgcattgatctcttaatttgagagagtagctctagggtaaatttgagcatatcaaattttggcgccgttgccggggactctctgatctaccattagatttgagttttagattttgtctaaatttttctttttattttcaaactaacacgcttttgttttcttctctcttgtgtgtttcagcctttcaggtgtatgcctaataagcctaacacaaggagcaacaagactggtccaattctgaagctttcaaaccaagagttgggaaaacttgagcgtgagaacagaaaagcagccaaatctctgaagatggttaatacgatcattctgatgcgtgataaggctggtgttttgagggatcaagagggccacttgcgcaatgagcagggccaaaagcttgatgcagaaggaaatGTGATTGCcgaacctgttgtcaacgaaCAGGCTGTTGTGAACCAGCAAGGTGGTGTCGTTGATGATCCagatcttggtgtcgatcgacaccaaccaggtggcatcgatcgacaccaacctgCAGATATGCATGGAGCTGCCTACCACGTACAGAACCCAGTTCGACGACAGGAGAacaaccgggatctgatcaggactatTGCTGATTACAATCgggctgatctggtgtatgagaaccggtctgctattgttctcccccttttcagaggaatgattttgagttgaaacctgcatactttcaactagttgggcagagacctttctctgctttgcccaatgagaagcccttggatcacattgagcattttgaggatctggtgactagcatcaaggctaatggggtaactgaggactacatcttctgcaaactcttcccttactcacttgcaggagaggcatctcagt encodes the following:
- the LOC104758816 gene encoding uncharacterized protein LOC104758816, translating into MEGGVVKLAIACLFLCGFFSLSCAARSGLSKQKFEVKKHLNRLNKPAVKSIQSPDGDMIDCIPLSKQPAFDHPFLKDHKIQMKPNYHPEGLFDDNKVSAPKSNEKEGQIPQLWHRYGKCPEGTIPMRRTKEDDVLRASSVKRYGKKKRRSVPLPKSAEPDLINQSGHQHAIAYVEGDKYYGAKATINVWEPKIQQQNEFSLSQIWLLGGSFGQDLNSIEAGWQVSPDLYGDNNTRLFTYWTSDAYQATGCYNLLCSGFIQINSDIAMGASISPVSGYRNSQYDISILIWKDPKEGHWWMQFGNGYVLGYWPSFLFSYLTESASMIEWGGEVVNSQSDGQHTSTQMGSGRFPEEGFSKASYFRNIQVVDGSNNLKAPKGLGTFTEQSNCYDVQTGSNDDWGHYFYYGGPGKNQKCP